One genomic region from Nocardioides plantarum encodes:
- a CDS encoding group II truncated hemoglobin, with product MGVQEPDLPTLHEWAGGDHAVRRLIDAFYDRVEADELLSPFFPGGVSEHHRDHVTAWWAEVLGGPTRYTDELGGYERMLAHHRDLDISPTQRYRFASTMSLAADDAGLPDDPEFRAAFVGYVEWGTRLAMHNARPGADDLTEHAPVPRWGWGVAPPWLG from the coding sequence ATGGGAGTCCAGGAGCCCGACCTGCCGACCCTGCACGAGTGGGCCGGCGGTGACCACGCCGTACGCCGTCTCATCGACGCGTTCTACGACCGGGTCGAGGCCGACGAGCTGCTCTCGCCGTTCTTCCCCGGCGGCGTCTCCGAGCACCACCGCGACCACGTCACGGCCTGGTGGGCCGAGGTGCTCGGCGGGCCGACGCGCTACACCGACGAGCTCGGCGGCTACGAGCGCATGCTGGCCCACCACCGCGACCTCGACATCTCGCCGACGCAGCGGTACCGCTTCGCCTCGACGATGAGCCTGGCCGCCGACGACGCCGGCCTGCCCGACGACCCGGAGTTCCGCGCCGCGTTCGTCGGCTACGTCGAGTGGGGCACCCGCCTGGCGATGCACAACGCGCGCCCCGGGGCCGACGACCTCACGGAGCACGCCCCCGTCCCGCGGTGGGGATGGGGCGTGGCGCCGCCCTGGCTGGGCTGA